From the Nitrobacter hamburgensis X14 genome, one window contains:
- a CDS encoding carboxymuconolactone decarboxylase family protein — translation MKARLNPYQAAPQTMKALQALETQLQASGLEKPLIELVKTRASQINGCAFCIDMHTQDARKQGETEQRLYLLNAWRESPLYTDRERAALAWTEAVTLVSETHVPDDVYDDVRRHFSEAETVNLTMLVAAINAWNRIAISFRSIHPVKAAHAA, via the coding sequence ATGAAAGCCAGATTGAATCCGTATCAAGCCGCGCCTCAGACCATGAAGGCGCTTCAGGCGCTCGAGACGCAGCTTCAGGCCAGCGGGCTCGAGAAGCCGCTGATCGAACTGGTCAAGACCCGGGCGTCACAGATCAACGGTTGTGCGTTTTGCATCGACATGCACACCCAGGACGCACGCAAGCAGGGCGAGACCGAACAACGGCTCTATCTGCTCAACGCCTGGCGCGAGTCGCCGCTCTACACGGATCGCGAGCGCGCGGCACTGGCCTGGACCGAGGCTGTGACGCTGGTGTCGGAAACCCATGTGCCGGACGACGTTTACGACGACGTTCGCCGTCACTTCTCCGAAGCCGAAACGGTCAATCTGACCATGCTGGTCGCGGCGATCAACGCGTGGAATCGCATTGCCATCAGTTTCCGGTCCATTCATCCGGTCAAGGCCGCTCACGCCGCATGA
- a CDS encoding MDR family MFS transporter has product MAAIPIISLPAALRSTPAARSSQAPSAPSFRTWIAVFGATLGAFMAVLNIQIVNASLADIQGAIGAGIDDGGWISTSYLIAEIVVIPLSGWLAQVFSVRVYLLTNAVLFLVLSVACAFAQTLPQMIVLRAIQGFTGGVLIPMAFTLIITLLPKVKQPIGLALFALSATFAPAIGPTIGGYLTENWGWQFIFYVNLVPGLLMLGMLWFSLDRKPMQLSLLRQGDWAGIVTMAVGLGALQTVLEEGNKDDWFGSPFILRLSVIAAISLSLFLWIELTGDKPLLNLRLLFRRNFGFGILANFLLGVALYGSVFILPVYLSRIQGYNAEQIGMVLAWTGLPQLLLIPLVPRLMKRFDPRLLIGVGFALFAASNFMNIDMTADYASDQLLWPNVVRAVGQALILTPLSVVATAGIETENAGSASGLFNMMRNLGGAVGIAILQTFLTKREQFHSNVLMQSVSTLEQATRTRIELLTNYFMNHGVADPAAASHQAVVAIGRVVQKQAYVMAFSDTFFLLGAALIVALAASLLLRKPAHPDAGGAH; this is encoded by the coding sequence ATGGCTGCGATCCCGATCATTTCCTTGCCCGCCGCACTCCGCAGCACGCCTGCGGCACGCTCCTCTCAGGCGCCGTCGGCGCCGTCGTTCAGAACCTGGATCGCAGTGTTCGGCGCGACGCTCGGCGCCTTCATGGCGGTGCTGAACATTCAGATCGTCAACGCGTCGCTGGCCGACATTCAGGGCGCGATCGGCGCCGGCATCGACGACGGCGGCTGGATTTCGACCTCTTATCTGATCGCGGAGATCGTCGTCATTCCACTGAGCGGCTGGCTGGCGCAGGTCTTTTCCGTTCGCGTCTACCTGCTGACCAATGCCGTCCTGTTCCTGGTGCTGTCCGTGGCGTGCGCCTTCGCGCAAACCCTGCCGCAGATGATCGTGCTGCGCGCGATCCAGGGGTTCACCGGCGGCGTGCTGATCCCGATGGCCTTCACATTGATCATCACGCTGCTGCCGAAGGTGAAGCAGCCGATCGGGCTGGCGCTGTTCGCGCTGTCGGCGACCTTTGCGCCGGCGATCGGCCCGACGATCGGCGGCTATCTCACCGAGAACTGGGGCTGGCAGTTCATTTTCTACGTCAACCTCGTTCCCGGTCTGTTGATGCTGGGCATGCTCTGGTTCTCGCTGGATCGCAAGCCGATGCAACTGTCGTTGCTGCGTCAGGGTGATTGGGCCGGCATCGTGACCATGGCTGTCGGCCTTGGCGCGCTGCAAACGGTGCTCGAAGAAGGCAACAAGGACGACTGGTTCGGTTCGCCTTTCATCCTCCGGCTGTCGGTGATCGCCGCGATCTCGTTGTCGCTGTTCCTGTGGATCGAACTGACGGGCGACAAACCGCTCTTGAACCTTCGCCTGCTGTTCCGTCGCAACTTCGGCTTCGGCATTCTCGCCAATTTCCTTCTGGGCGTTGCGCTCTACGGATCGGTCTTCATCCTGCCGGTTTATCTGTCCCGCATTCAGGGCTACAATGCCGAGCAGATCGGAATGGTGCTGGCCTGGACCGGCCTGCCGCAATTGCTGCTGATTCCGCTGGTGCCGCGATTGATGAAGCGCTTCGATCCCCGTCTCCTGATCGGGGTCGGCTTCGCACTGTTTGCAGCGAGCAACTTCATGAACATCGACATGACGGCGGACTATGCCTCCGATCAACTGCTGTGGCCCAACGTGGTTCGCGCGGTCGGGCAGGCGTTGATCCTGACGCCGCTGTCGGTGGTCGCCACCGCAGGCATCGAGACGGAAAACGCCGGCTCGGCTTCCGGTCTGTTCAATATGATGCGCAATCTGGGCGGCGCCGTCGGCATCGCGATCCTGCAAACGTTCTTGACCAAGCGCGAGCAGTTTCACTCCAACGTGTTGATGCAGTCGGTCTCGACTTTGGAACAGGCGACGCGGACCCGGATTGAGCTGTTGACCAACTACTTCATGAACCACGGTGTCGCCGATCCAGCGGCCGCTTCACATCAGGCCGTGGTCGCCATCGGTCGCGTCGTGCAGAAGCAGGCTTATGTAATGGCATTCAGCGATACCTTTTTTCTGCTCGGAGCGGCGCTGATCGTCGCGCTTGCCGCATCGCTTTTGCTGAGGAAGCCCGCCCATCCCGATGCGGGCGGCGCGCACTAG
- a CDS encoding HlyD family secretion protein, translating to MTAISYVVDLPAKTTLRLSRQAIRRAALAVAAAVGVAGIVHFGYDYWTVGRYLESTDDAYVKADSTIIAPKVSGYIDRVLVSDNQPVKAGQVLARIDDRDFRTALDQAHADVVAAEAAVSNLDAQIALQQPMIAQQTADVAAAEAGLKFASEEQARYDGLMKTGSGTVQRAQQTDAALHEKTAQLQHGQSALLAAHKKVDVLTTERSKAVAQVARAHAVERQMALNLSYTTITAPVDGTVGARALRVGQYVTAGTPLMAVVPLDAVYIVANFKETQLTHVRQGQPVDVRIDSFHDVRLKGHVDSLSPASGLEFALLPPDNATGNFTKIVQRVPVKIVLDDHRLAGLLRPGMSAEPTVNTKSEAVAAHGPDSIARHLVANPEQPGS from the coding sequence ATGACCGCCATATCGTATGTTGTTGATTTACCGGCAAAAACCACGCTCCGGCTATCCCGGCAGGCGATCAGGCGGGCAGCCCTGGCCGTCGCCGCCGCCGTGGGGGTCGCCGGTATCGTTCATTTCGGGTACGATTACTGGACCGTCGGGCGCTATCTCGAATCCACCGACGACGCCTATGTCAAGGCAGACTCGACGATCATCGCGCCGAAAGTATCAGGCTACATCGACAGGGTGCTGGTCAGCGACAATCAGCCGGTGAAGGCCGGGCAGGTTCTCGCCCGGATCGACGATCGCGATTTCAGGACTGCGCTGGATCAGGCCCACGCCGATGTCGTAGCCGCGGAGGCGGCGGTCAGTAACCTCGATGCCCAGATCGCGCTTCAGCAGCCGATGATCGCGCAGCAGACGGCGGATGTCGCCGCGGCGGAAGCGGGTTTGAAATTCGCGAGCGAAGAGCAGGCTCGCTATGACGGCCTGATGAAAACCGGCTCGGGCACCGTTCAGCGGGCCCAGCAGACCGATGCAGCGCTTCACGAAAAGACCGCTCAACTGCAACATGGTCAATCCGCACTGCTGGCGGCGCATAAAAAAGTCGATGTGCTCACGACCGAGCGCAGCAAGGCCGTGGCGCAGGTCGCTCGCGCCCATGCGGTCGAGCGGCAGATGGCGCTCAATCTGTCCTATACGACCATCACCGCGCCGGTCGACGGCACGGTCGGCGCGCGCGCCTTGCGGGTCGGACAATACGTGACGGCCGGCACGCCGTTGATGGCGGTGGTGCCGCTCGATGCGGTCTATATCGTCGCCAATTTCAAGGAGACGCAACTGACGCATGTCCGTCAGGGCCAGCCGGTCGACGTGCGCATCGACAGCTTCCATGATGTCCGCCTGAAGGGGCATGTCGACAGCCTGTCGCCAGCCAGCGGCCTCGAATTCGCACTGCTGCCGCCCGACAACGCCACCGGCAACTTCACCAAGATCGTGCAGCGCGTGCCGGTGAAGATCGTGCTCGACGATCATCGCCTCGCCGGGCTGCTGCGTCCGGGCATGTCGGCGGAGCCGACGGTGAACACCAAGTCGGAAGCTGTCGCCGCACATGGTCCGGATAGCATCGCCAGACACCTTGTCGCCAATCCGGAGCAGCCGGGATCCTGA
- a CDS encoding LysR family transcriptional regulator: protein MDRLTGLTAFVRVVETGGFSAAGRRLNMSTTMVSNHIQALEDRLGVRLFNRTTRKVSLTEVGKTYYERCVQILADIEQADDIAGALQTKPRGTLRIHCATHIVQFVAPILADYLKSYPDVTANLTIAEHAVDVIAEGFDLSVRLTPPPDSSLIVRSLATWRHVLCCSPEYLTEHGPLLQLADLAGHNCLRHALYPYENDWHFTDTTGKTVSVRVSGNLITNSGETLRAAALRGVGVFLAAGFLVTDDLPSGRLVPLLPDYTPVEFAMNVVYPHRHHLSAKVRMFIDLLAQHSADHQRLMNPNA, encoded by the coding sequence GTGGACCGGCTGACCGGACTGACCGCGTTCGTACGGGTGGTGGAAACCGGAGGCTTCTCGGCCGCCGGACGGCGGCTGAACATGTCGACGACCATGGTCAGCAACCACATTCAGGCGCTCGAGGACCGTCTCGGCGTTCGACTCTTCAACCGCACCACGCGCAAGGTCAGCCTGACCGAGGTCGGGAAAACCTATTACGAGCGCTGCGTGCAGATTCTCGCCGACATCGAACAGGCCGACGACATCGCAGGCGCTTTGCAGACGAAGCCGCGGGGCACGCTCCGTATCCATTGCGCCACTCATATCGTGCAATTCGTCGCGCCCATTCTTGCGGATTATCTGAAATCGTATCCGGATGTGACGGCCAATCTGACGATCGCCGAACACGCCGTCGATGTCATCGCCGAAGGCTTCGATCTTTCAGTCCGCCTGACTCCGCCGCCGGACTCCAGCCTGATTGTACGCAGCCTCGCGACCTGGCGGCACGTGCTCTGCTGCTCGCCGGAGTATCTGACGGAGCATGGACCGTTGCTGCAACTAGCCGATCTCGCCGGGCACAACTGCCTTCGCCATGCGCTCTACCCTTATGAAAACGACTGGCACTTTACCGACACCACCGGCAAGACGGTCTCGGTTCGGGTCTCCGGAAACCTTATCACGAACAGCGGCGAAACGCTTCGCGCCGCAGCCTTGCGTGGCGTCGGCGTTTTTCTGGCGGCGGGATTCCTGGTCACGGACGATCTCCCCTCGGGGCGCCTGGTGCCGCTGCTGCCGGACTACACACCCGTCGAATTCGCCATGAACGTGGTTTATCCGCATCGCCATCACCTGTCGGCGAAAGTGCGAATGTTTATCGATCTGCTGGCGCAGCACAGCGCCGATCATCAGCGGCTGATGAATCCCAACGCTTGA
- a CDS encoding multicopper oxidase domain-containing protein, with amino-acid sequence MTTAGLRKSAITGGIATALILAGAAITAAQAKTVKVELTAKEVTVPVDNEGHTMAAWTYNGHVPGPLIRATEGDTIEFTLKNDAANKKSHSIDMHSASADVLTEFASIKPGETKTFSYVPEHAGVFFYHCGSDPMIQHIARGMIGAVIIDPKDPNAMPKADREYVLIEHQIFENPEDVDSMMANKWKRDAFNAVPFQYDPVHDEHATQTLEAKPGERVRIYMVNAGPNEFSGFHPIAGIWDRIYPSGNPKNVMVGMQNYTLAPGDAATFDLISPKEGAYALVNHSMRAALSGAIAIIMFSEKADPTMGHGDKILVR; translated from the coding sequence ATGACGACTGCAGGTTTGAGGAAGAGCGCGATAACGGGGGGCATCGCGACCGCTCTGATTCTGGCCGGCGCCGCGATCACCGCGGCCCAGGCCAAGACCGTCAAGGTCGAACTGACGGCCAAAGAGGTCACTGTGCCGGTTGATAACGAGGGCCACACAATGGCGGCCTGGACCTACAACGGCCACGTTCCCGGCCCGTTGATCCGGGCGACCGAAGGCGACACGATCGAATTCACATTGAAGAACGATGCAGCCAACAAGAAATCGCATTCTATCGATATGCACTCCGCGAGCGCCGATGTTCTGACGGAGTTTGCATCGATCAAACCCGGCGAGACCAAGACCTTCTCATACGTTCCCGAGCACGCCGGCGTGTTCTTCTATCATTGCGGTTCTGATCCAATGATCCAGCACATTGCCCGCGGTATGATCGGGGCTGTCATCATCGATCCCAAGGATCCCAATGCGATGCCCAAGGCAGATCGCGAATACGTCCTGATCGAGCATCAGATCTTCGAGAACCCCGAAGACGTCGATAGCATGATGGCGAACAAGTGGAAGCGCGATGCCTTCAACGCCGTTCCGTTCCAGTATGACCCGGTGCATGACGAACACGCCACGCAGACTCTTGAGGCCAAACCCGGTGAGCGTGTGCGCATCTATATGGTCAATGCCGGTCCCAACGAGTTTTCCGGGTTTCATCCGATCGCAGGTATCTGGGACAGGATCTATCCGTCCGGTAACCCGAAGAACGTGATGGTGGGGATGCAGAATTACACCCTGGCGCCGGGCGACGCCGCGACGTTCGACCTCATCTCGCCGAAGGAAGGCGCCTATGCGTTGGTGAACCATTCCATGCGCGCCGCGCTTTCCGGCGCGATCGCGATCATTATGTTTAGTGAGAAAGCCGATCCCACGATGGGGCATGGGGACAAGATTCTGGTACGCTGA
- a CDS encoding c-type cytochrome: protein MKTQMVAAMAGLVVLLASSTSQADQSIEQIYGVYCVQCHGLQRNGTGINVPALSVKPRDHTDAKSMGDTSDDELVKAITEGGLAVNKSVLMPTWGHVLSKDQINGLAKYLRQVCKCGK from the coding sequence ATGAAAACGCAAATGGTGGCGGCTATGGCCGGTCTGGTCGTGTTGCTCGCGTCATCGACAAGCCAGGCCGACCAGTCGATCGAGCAGATCTACGGTGTCTATTGCGTGCAGTGTCACGGCCTCCAGCGCAACGGCACCGGCATCAACGTGCCCGCGCTTTCGGTGAAGCCGCGCGATCACACCGATGCCAAGAGTATGGGCGACACTTCCGATGACGAACTGGTCAAAGCCATCACAGAAGGGGGGTTAGCCGTCAACAAGTCGGTGCTGATGCCGACTTGGGGTCACGTCCTGTCGAAAGACCAGATCAACGGTCTGGCCAAGTATCTGAGGCAGGTCTGCAAATGCGGGAAATGA